One stretch of Paenibacillus sp. FSL R5-0341 DNA includes these proteins:
- the purD gene encoding phosphoribosylamine--glycine ligase, whose translation MDILVVGGGGREHAIIWALAKSPKVDKIHCAPGNAGIAQLAECHAIAVNEFDKLTALAVELKVGLVVIGPDDPLADGIVDAFDSTGIPVFGPRRNAAEIEGSKTFMKDLLHKYNIPTAAYEKFHSYEQAQAYLNEQAIPVVIKADGLAAGKGVTVAYSREEADQALRSIMVEKVFGEAGAKVIIEEFLAGQEMSILAFVDGETVRPMAAAQDHKPVFDNDQGPNTGGMGTYSPLPHIPASIIEEAVETIIKPTAKAMVSEGRPFQGVLFAGLMISPDGKPKTIEFNARFGDPETQVVLPRLKSDLFDIFWATVHGKLADIEIEWSDEAAVCVVLASGGYPGPYAKGVVIEGLDQVDDAVVFHAGTARSEAGDWVTNGGRILGVVGLGADIAEARNKAYAQAERIRFDGKHQRTDIAAKALV comes from the coding sequence ATGGATATTCTGGTAGTAGGCGGCGGTGGCCGGGAGCATGCAATTATCTGGGCACTGGCGAAGAGTCCAAAGGTAGACAAGATTCACTGTGCACCGGGAAATGCAGGCATTGCTCAGTTGGCTGAGTGTCATGCCATTGCGGTAAATGAATTCGATAAATTAACAGCTCTTGCTGTAGAGCTTAAAGTGGGTTTAGTGGTTATTGGTCCGGATGATCCGCTCGCGGATGGGATCGTGGATGCATTTGATTCGACAGGTATTCCGGTATTCGGACCTCGTCGCAATGCAGCAGAGATCGAAGGAAGTAAAACGTTCATGAAGGATCTGCTGCACAAATACAATATTCCAACCGCAGCCTATGAGAAATTCCATAGTTACGAACAGGCTCAAGCATACCTGAATGAACAAGCAATTCCGGTTGTTATCAAGGCAGATGGACTGGCAGCGGGCAAAGGTGTGACGGTAGCTTATTCGCGTGAAGAGGCTGATCAGGCACTTCGCAGTATCATGGTGGAGAAGGTATTTGGTGAAGCGGGAGCCAAAGTCATCATTGAGGAATTCCTCGCAGGGCAGGAAATGTCCATTCTGGCCTTTGTCGATGGAGAGACGGTTCGTCCGATGGCCGCAGCACAGGATCACAAACCTGTATTCGACAATGATCAGGGGCCAAACACAGGCGGTATGGGTACATACTCACCATTGCCACATATCCCTGCATCCATTATTGAAGAAGCCGTGGAGACGATTATCAAACCAACGGCCAAAGCAATGGTGTCCGAGGGACGTCCGTTCCAGGGAGTATTGTTTGCCGGGCTGATGATCTCGCCGGATGGCAAACCCAAAACGATTGAGTTCAACGCACGTTTTGGTGATCCGGAAACACAGGTTGTACTGCCGCGTCTGAAGAGTGACTTGTTCGATATCTTCTGGGCAACTGTTCATGGCAAACTGGCTGACATTGAGATTGAATGGAGCGATGAAGCCGCAGTATGTGTAGTGCTCGCTTCAGGAGGTTATCCTGGTCCTTATGCCAAAGGTGTAGTCATTGAAGGATTGGACCAAGTAGATGATGCCGTAGTATTCCACGCAGGTACAGCACGCAGTGAAGCAGGAGACTGGGTTACGAATGGTGGACGAATCCTGGGCGTAGTTGGCCTTGGTGCGGATATTGCCGAAGCCAGAAACAAAGCCTATGCACAGGCGGAGCGTATCCGATTTGATGGTAAACATCAGCGGACAGACATTGCTGCCAAAGCACTCGTATAG
- the purF gene encoding amidophosphoribosyltransferase produces the protein MSHELTTGPLWTGDYYNEGSGKEGLDKLKEECGVFGVFRHPDAASLSYYGLHALQHRGEESAGMCVSDGTQFNYHRGMGLVKEVFTKDLMQTLTGDISIGHVRYSTSGDSKLTNAQPLVFKYRDGDLAVATNGNIVNAPTIRRELEQSGSIFQTTSDTEVIAHLIARSSKGLVEAAKEAFQRIVGGYAFLIMTNDKLLVASDPHGLRPLTMGKLGDAYLFASETCALETIGAELIRDIEPGELLVLDADGLHEDRFDHHKHRKALCAMEYIYFARPDSDMNGANQHAARKRMGSRMAIESFVDADLVTGVPDSSISAAIGYAEQTGIPYEMGMIKNKYTGRTFIQPSQELREQGVKMKLSAVRRVVEGKRVVMIDDSIVRGTTSRRIVNMLRDAGATEVHVRITSPPFKNPCFYGIDTPDSRELIASQLSVEEICREINADSLSFLSPDGLIASIQGDNQNDPKGGLCLACFDNDYPTRLDFGGEEKFGCSC, from the coding sequence ATGTCTCATGAACTGACGACAGGACCGTTGTGGACAGGCGATTATTATAATGAAGGGTCCGGCAAGGAAGGACTCGATAAATTGAAGGAAGAATGCGGCGTGTTCGGGGTGTTCAGACACCCTGACGCGGCTTCGCTCTCCTATTATGGACTGCATGCGCTGCAACATCGGGGCGAAGAAAGTGCAGGCATGTGTGTGAGTGATGGCACCCAGTTTAACTATCATCGCGGTATGGGTCTGGTGAAGGAAGTATTCACCAAAGACCTGATGCAGACGTTGACCGGGGATATTTCTATTGGACATGTCCGGTATTCAACAAGTGGTGACAGCAAACTGACGAACGCACAACCATTGGTATTCAAATACCGTGATGGCGATTTGGCAGTAGCAACCAACGGTAACATTGTGAATGCACCAACGATCCGGCGCGAGCTGGAGCAGAGCGGTTCCATTTTCCAAACAACGAGTGATACCGAGGTTATTGCGCATCTGATTGCACGATCCTCCAAAGGGCTTGTGGAAGCGGCAAAAGAGGCATTCCAGCGCATTGTTGGCGGTTATGCATTTCTGATCATGACCAATGACAAGTTGCTCGTGGCTTCCGATCCACACGGACTTCGTCCGCTCACGATGGGCAAGCTAGGGGATGCATATCTGTTTGCATCCGAGACGTGTGCACTCGAAACGATCGGCGCAGAGTTGATTCGTGATATCGAGCCGGGTGAATTGCTTGTGCTGGATGCAGATGGTCTGCACGAGGATCGCTTTGATCATCACAAACACCGCAAGGCATTATGTGCAATGGAATATATTTATTTTGCTCGTCCGGATAGTGACATGAATGGTGCGAACCAGCATGCGGCCCGTAAACGGATGGGAAGCCGGATGGCCATTGAGTCATTTGTGGATGCGGACTTGGTTACGGGGGTACCAGATTCCAGCATCTCGGCAGCAATTGGATACGCTGAACAGACAGGTATTCCGTATGAGATGGGTATGATCAAGAATAAATACACCGGCCGTACGTTTATCCAGCCAAGCCAGGAATTGCGGGAGCAGGGCGTGAAGATGAAGCTGAGCGCTGTGCGTCGTGTTGTGGAAGGCAAACGTGTGGTTATGATTGACGATTCCATTGTACGGGGAACAACTTCCCGGCGGATCGTGAACATGCTGCGTGATGCAGGAGCTACCGAAGTCCATGTGCGCATTACATCACCACCGTTCAAAAACCCGTGTTTCTATGGCATTGATACCCCGGATAGCCGTGAATTAATTGCTTCACAGTTGTCGGTGGAAGAAATTTGCCGTGAGATTAATGCGGATTCCCTGTCGTTCCTCAGTCCGGATGGACTGATTGCATCGATTCAGGGAGATAATCAGAATGATCCCAAAGGCGGGCTTTGCCTCGCATGTTTTGATAATGATTACCCAACCCGCCTCGACTTTGGTGGCGAAGAAAAATTCGGCTGCAGTTGCTAG
- the purN gene encoding phosphoribosylglycinamide formyltransferase yields the protein MANYRIAVFASGEGSNFQSLVDAVRNGGLDASVDLLVCDKPSARVVQRAQDAGVDCHLFTPKNYASREAYEAEIVEVLESKKIDLVVLAGYMRLLTSVVVDRYAGRLINIHPSLLPAFAGKDAIGQALEYGVKVTGVTVHFVDGGMDTGPIIAQHPVPILPEDTAESISRSIHAAEQQLYPEVVSWFAQGLVQLDGRQVTVQKTV from the coding sequence ATGGCGAACTACCGCATAGCTGTATTTGCCTCGGGTGAAGGATCCAACTTTCAGTCATTGGTCGATGCAGTACGAAACGGTGGGCTGGATGCATCCGTAGATCTGCTTGTATGTGATAAACCGTCTGCACGCGTTGTGCAGCGGGCACAGGACGCAGGCGTGGATTGTCATCTGTTTACTCCGAAAAATTATGCTTCCCGTGAAGCCTATGAGGCAGAGATCGTGGAAGTGCTTGAATCCAAAAAGATCGACTTGGTTGTTCTTGCGGGATACATGAGATTGCTGACTTCTGTTGTGGTGGATCGTTACGCTGGGCGGTTGATTAATATTCATCCGTCCTTGCTACCGGCATTTGCAGGTAAGGACGCGATTGGACAGGCTCTCGAATACGGCGTGAAAGTTACGGGTGTGACCGTGCACTTTGTGGACGGTGGCATGGATACAGGGCCGATTATTGCCCAGCATCCCGTTCCTATTTTGCCAGAGGATACTGCTGAATCAATCAGCCGTTCCATCCATGCTGCCGAACAGCAGCTTTACCCTGAAGTGGTATCCTGGTTCGCGCAAGGTCTGGTTCAATTAGACGGACGTCAGGTCACAGTACAGAAAACGGTTTGA
- the purM gene encoding phosphoribosylformylglycinamidine cyclo-ligase, producing MSEAYKKAGVDIAAGNEAVERMKKHVKRTFRPEVMTDLGGFGALFGLNKDKYDEPVLVSGTDGVGTKLKIAFAMDRHDTIGIDAVAMCVNDIVVQGAEPLFFLDYLACDKVIPEKIEAIVAGIAEGCHQSGCALIGGETAEMPGMYSEGEYDIAGFTVGIVDKAKIINGTTIAPGDTVIGLASSGVHSNGFSLVRRLLLEDAGLDLHDEVAELGGKLGDSLLEPTKIYVKPLLSLLEKVKVKGMAHITGGGFIENIPRMLPSNVNVDIDYGSWPILPIFNLLQEKGAVSNRDMFTTFNMGVGLVLVVNEADATEALQQLKASGEEAYIIGRVTEGDARVTFTGADV from the coding sequence TTGTCTGAAGCATATAAAAAGGCCGGCGTCGATATCGCGGCAGGTAATGAAGCGGTTGAACGGATGAAAAAACACGTGAAGCGTACCTTCCGTCCGGAAGTGATGACGGATCTGGGTGGATTCGGTGCACTGTTCGGTTTGAACAAAGATAAATACGATGAGCCGGTGCTTGTATCCGGTACAGACGGCGTAGGCACCAAGCTGAAAATTGCATTTGCCATGGACCGTCACGATACCATCGGAATCGACGCGGTAGCGATGTGTGTGAACGACATTGTGGTACAGGGTGCAGAACCACTCTTCTTCCTTGACTATCTGGCATGTGACAAAGTCATTCCTGAGAAGATCGAAGCTATTGTTGCGGGCATCGCTGAAGGCTGTCATCAGTCTGGTTGTGCGCTGATTGGTGGCGAGACGGCGGAAATGCCAGGTATGTACAGTGAAGGCGAATACGATATTGCCGGATTCACGGTAGGCATCGTGGACAAAGCGAAGATCATCAACGGTACAACCATCGCACCTGGCGATACAGTGATCGGACTTGCCTCCAGCGGTGTGCATAGTAATGGATTTTCGCTGGTACGCAGACTTTTGTTGGAAGATGCGGGACTTGATCTGCATGATGAAGTAGCGGAACTGGGCGGTAAACTAGGTGATTCTCTGCTGGAACCTACGAAGATCTATGTTAAACCGCTGTTGTCCCTGCTGGAAAAAGTAAAAGTAAAAGGTATGGCACACATTACAGGTGGTGGCTTCATCGAGAATATCCCACGTATGTTGCCAAGCAACGTGAATGTGGATATTGACTACGGATCTTGGCCGATCCTGCCGATCTTCAACCTGTTACAGGAAAAGGGCGCTGTCTCGAACCGTGACATGTTCACCACATTTAACATGGGTGTTGGGCTTGTACTGGTCGTTAATGAAGCAGATGCAACGGAAGCGCTGCAACAACTGAAAGCATCTGGTGAAGAAGCGTACATCATTGGCCGTGTTACCGAAGGAGATGCGCGAGTAACCTTCACGGGAGCGGATGTTTAA
- the purH gene encoding bifunctional phosphoribosylaminoimidazolecarboxamide formyltransferase/IMP cyclohydrolase, translating into MSIKRALVSVWDKTGIVDFCRELSQMGVEIISTGGTSSLLSKEGVPVIGISDVTGFPEIMDGRVKTLHPAVHGGLLAVRDSEEHKRQMEENGLDYIDLVVVNLYPFQDTIAKPDVTYEDAIENIDIGGPTMLRSAAKNHAFVSVVVDTADYGKVLEEVRSNGDTTLETRKRLAAKVFRHTAAYDAVISDYLSNLNGDPLPERLTVTYEKLQDLRYGENPHQQAAFYRKPLAAQDTLTTAEQLHGKELSYNNINDANAALQIVKEFEEPAVVAVKHMNPCGVGIGVSIYEAYSKAYAADPTSIFGGIVAANRIIDSDTAGKLSEIFLEIVLAPDFTQEALDILTKKKNIRLLKTGELNAARKRESQFVVTSIDGGMIVQQSDVHSIEASELNVVTDRAPSEEELKQLLFGWKVVKHVKSNAIVLAANDMTVGVGAGQMNRVGAAKIAIEQAGEQAKGAILASDAFFPMGDTLELAAKAGITAVIQPGGSIKDEESIKVANEYGIAMVFTGVRHFKH; encoded by the coding sequence GTGAGTATCAAAAGAGCGCTGGTCAGCGTATGGGATAAAACAGGCATCGTGGACTTTTGCCGCGAGCTGTCGCAAATGGGTGTGGAGATTATTTCGACAGGAGGTACAAGCAGCCTGTTGTCGAAGGAAGGCGTACCTGTCATCGGGATTTCGGATGTGACCGGGTTCCCGGAAATCATGGACGGACGTGTCAAAACTTTGCATCCGGCAGTTCATGGTGGATTGCTGGCTGTTCGTGACAGCGAAGAGCATAAGCGCCAGATGGAAGAGAACGGACTGGATTATATCGACCTCGTTGTCGTAAACCTGTACCCCTTCCAAGATACCATCGCCAAACCGGATGTGACGTACGAAGACGCGATTGAGAACATTGATATCGGTGGTCCTACGATGCTTCGTTCTGCTGCCAAAAACCATGCCTTTGTTAGTGTCGTTGTTGACACAGCAGATTATGGCAAGGTGCTTGAAGAAGTTCGCAGCAATGGAGATACGACTCTCGAAACACGCAAACGGCTTGCGGCAAAAGTGTTCCGCCATACAGCGGCTTACGATGCAGTTATTTCTGACTATCTCTCCAACCTGAACGGTGACCCGTTGCCAGAGCGTCTGACGGTTACTTACGAAAAACTCCAGGATTTGCGTTACGGCGAAAATCCACACCAGCAAGCGGCATTCTACCGCAAACCACTGGCTGCTCAAGATACGCTGACAACAGCCGAGCAATTGCATGGCAAAGAGTTGTCTTACAATAACATCAACGATGCGAACGCAGCATTGCAGATTGTGAAAGAGTTTGAAGAACCGGCCGTTGTCGCGGTTAAACATATGAACCCATGTGGCGTGGGTATTGGCGTAAGTATCTATGAAGCTTACAGCAAAGCATATGCTGCAGATCCAACGTCTATCTTTGGTGGCATTGTGGCAGCGAATCGCATTATCGACAGCGATACAGCAGGTAAATTGAGCGAGATTTTCCTGGAAATCGTACTTGCTCCTGATTTTACGCAAGAGGCTCTCGATATCCTGACGAAGAAGAAAAACATTCGTTTGCTCAAAACGGGTGAGTTGAATGCTGCTCGTAAACGGGAAAGCCAATTCGTGGTAACGTCCATCGACGGCGGCATGATCGTGCAACAGTCGGATGTGCATTCCATTGAAGCGAGCGAGCTGAACGTGGTAACGGATCGTGCGCCATCGGAAGAAGAACTGAAACAGCTGTTGTTTGGCTGGAAAGTAGTTAAACACGTGAAATCCAACGCGATTGTACTTGCTGCGAATGACATGACGGTAGGTGTAGGCGCTGGACAAATGAATCGTGTGGGTGCAGCCAAAATTGCGATTGAGCAAGCTGGTGAGCAAGCAAAAGGTGCTATTCTGGCCTCCGATGCGTTCTTCCCAATGGGTGATACGCTGGAACTGGCAGCAAAAGCCGGAATTACAGCAGTGATTCAACCTGGCGGTTCGATCAAAGACGAAGAATCCATCAAAGTAGCAAATGAATACGGAATTGCCATGGTCTTCACAGGCGTTCGTCACTTCAAACACTAG